From one Magnetofaba australis IT-1 genomic stretch:
- a CDS encoding TVP38/TMEM64 family protein, whose protein sequence is MTMTSKQSLNPLKGKTGWRRFIGVKRLIALSMLAALGYIAWRLRQEGLLHPEAIQSMLSEHPVQSVLLFTGFFMLAVLTTFPSLPLNLAAGYFWGGILGGVLIASAGSLAAIIAFVLARTTIGQPLAHRFDNRIVAKLQSEFDAKGWRFVAFARLNPIMPTGALNYLFGLTSLKLRTYATTTFVFLLPPSIAFAILGEQAGGFMIEGQTQTWVQTALWIAAGATLLIAVKYLSKILNQSKE, encoded by the coding sequence ATGACAATGACATCCAAGCAGTCACTCAACCCTCTCAAAGGCAAAACCGGCTGGCGTCGATTCATCGGCGTCAAACGGCTTATCGCTTTGAGCATGCTGGCGGCGCTGGGGTATATCGCTTGGCGTCTGCGGCAGGAGGGATTGCTGCACCCCGAAGCGATCCAATCGATGTTGAGCGAGCACCCGGTTCAATCGGTGCTGCTGTTCACCGGATTCTTTATGCTGGCCGTGCTCACCACGTTCCCCTCGCTGCCGCTGAATCTGGCGGCGGGCTACTTTTGGGGCGGCATTCTGGGCGGCGTGCTCATCGCCAGCGCAGGTTCGCTGGCGGCCATCATCGCCTTCGTGCTGGCGCGCACCACCATTGGTCAACCACTGGCGCATCGGTTTGATAACCGCATCGTCGCCAAACTTCAATCCGAGTTCGACGCCAAAGGGTGGCGTTTTGTCGCCTTCGCCCGCTTGAATCCCATCATGCCCACCGGCGCGCTCAACTATCTGTTTGGTTTGACCTCACTGAAACTGCGCACCTACGCCACCACCACCTTTGTATTTCTGCTGCCCCCCTCCATCGCCTTCGCCATCCTGGGCGAACAAGCTGGCGGCTTCATGATCGAAGGTCAGACGCAGACCTGGGTGCAGACGGCGCTGTGGATCGCGGCGGGCGCAACGCTGCTGATCGCAGTCAAATATCTGTCGAAAATTCTCAATCAATCGAAGGAATAG